A portion of the Poecile atricapillus isolate bPoeAtr1 chromosome 7, bPoeAtr1.hap1, whole genome shotgun sequence genome contains these proteins:
- the GFI1 gene encoding zinc finger protein Gfi-1, whose translation MPRSFLVKSKKAHSYHQPRSADEDYSLRLETVLAQICADGKIPEDTELCRTALPDPEPSQGRFSPESHLTEAADGTSESAPSCEGSVCDRVSEFEDFWRPPSPSVSPASERSVCPSLDEAPPFSVPFKPYMWNSLGGSELRHLVQSYRPCPTLERTSALGLFCDRGSEPALYGAECSSSLGLYGDFSSPGPGLFEQPPAAAPGLYAETQPGLQQEKGPAGLKVESDLLCRPLLISTGSYKCVKCSKVFSTPHGLEVHVRRSHSGTRPFACDMCGKTFGHAVSLEQHKAVHSQERSFDCKICGKSFKRSSTLSTHLLIHSDTRPYPCQYCGKRFHQKSDMKKHTFIHTGEKPHKCQVCGKAFSQSSNLITHSRKHTGFKPFGCDLCGKGFQRKVDLRRHRETQHGLK comes from the exons ATGCCGAGGTCCTTCCTAGTGAAGAGCAAGAAAGCCCACAGCTACCACCAGCCTCGCTCCGCCGACGAGGACTACAGCCTGCGGCTGGAGACGGTGCTAGCCCAGATCTGTGCAG ACGGCAAGATCCCCGAGGACACGGAGCTGTGCCGCACTGCCCTGCCCGATCCCGAGCCTTCTCAGGGGCGCTTTTCCCCGGAATCCCACCTTACCGAGGCTGCCGATGGAACCTCCGAGTCAGCGCCCAGCTGCGAGGGCAGTGTCTGTGATAGAGTGTCCGAGTTCGAGGATTTCTGGAGACCTCCCTCGCCCTCTGTCTCGCCAG CCTCAGAGAGATCTGTGTGTCCATCCCTAGATGAAGCACCCCCTTTCTCAGTGCCCTTCAAACCGTACATGTGGAACAGCCTGGGTGGCTCTGAGCTCAGGCACCTTGTGCAAAGCTACAGGCCCTGCCCGACACTGGAGCGGACCTCAGCCCTGGGGCTCTTCTGTGACCGAGGCTCCGAGCCCGCCCTCTATGGCGCTGAGTGCAGCTCTTCCCTGGGACTGTATGGTGACTTCAGCTCCCCGGGTCCGGGGCTGTTTGAGCAgccgccagcagcagctcctggactCTATGCCGAAACACaacctgggctgcagcaggagaaggggcCAGCTGGCCTCAAAGTGGAGTCTGACCTCTTGTGCCGCCCACTGCTCATCAGCACTGGCTCTTACAAGTGTGTCAAGTGCAGCAAG GTCTTCTCCACACCACATGGCCTTGAGGTACATGTGCGCCGCTCACACAGTGGCACGAGGCCCTTTGCCTGTGACATGTGTGGCAAGACCTTCGGCCATGCagtcagcctggagcagcacaaGGCCGTGCACTCACAG GAACGCAGCTTTGATTGTAAGATTTGCGGCAAGAGTTTTAAGAGATCTTCTACTCTGTCCACCCACCTGCTCATCCACTCAGACACCCGACCCTACCCGTGCCAGTACTGTGGGAAGCGGTTCCACCAGAAATCTGATATGAAGAAACACACCTTCATTCACACAG GTGAGAAGCCTCACAAGTGCCAGGTGTGTGGAAAGGCCTTTAGTCAGAGCTCCAACCTCATCACCCACAGTCGGAAGCACACAGGCTTCAAGCCCTTTGGCTGTGATCTGTGTGGCAAAGGCTTCCAACGAAAGGTGGATTTACGGAGACACCGGGAGACACAGCATGGCCTGAAATGA